A window of the Brassica napus cultivar Da-Ae chromosome C5, Da-Ae, whole genome shotgun sequence genome harbors these coding sequences:
- the LOC106414165 gene encoding uncharacterized protein LOC106414165: MGRLKAYKEQIADEEEQGKLMYADGASNQTNRTPKDQTNQSYQEQANRDYYGDTYRGGGRGGRSHYYRGRGRAQCPDCLLKLQEAQENDNTSTQEADELMMHEVVFLNEKNDLQENMWYLDNGASNHMTGDRRYFSSINNAITGKVRFGDDSRIDIKGKGTISCTDMNGESRKMTDVYSIPDLKSNIISLGQATEAGCYIRMKGEELTMHDQYGNLLVKAR, translated from the exons TATGCCGATGGAGCTTCTAATCAAACAAACCGTACCCCAAAAGATCAAACAAACCAATCATATCAAGAACAAGCAAATCGAGACTACTATGGAGATACATACAGAGGAGGAGGCAGAGGTGGTCGTTCTCATTACTATAGGGGAAGAGGTCGAG CTCAATGTCCAGACTGTCTACTAAAGTTACAGGAGGCTCAAGAAAACGACAATACCTCAACACAAGAAGCTGATGAACTTATGATGCATGAAGTAGTGTTCTTGAACGAGAAGAACGACTTGCAAGAGAATATGTGGTACCTCGACAACGGAGCTAGCAACCATATGACCGGAGATAGAAGGTATTTTTCTAGCATTAACAATGCCATTACCGGAAAAGTACGGTTTGGCGATGACTCCCGTATAGATATCAAGGGAAAAGGCACAATATCTTGCACCGACATGAACGGAGAGTCGAGAAAGATGACTGATGTGTACTCCATCCCTGATCTGAAGAGTAATATCATAAGCTTAGGTCAAGCAACTGAAGCAGGCTGTTATATCAGGATGAAAGGAGAAGAGTTGACAATGCACGATCAATACGGGAATTTACTCGTCAAAGCTAGATGA